In bacterium, the DNA window ATCCCTCCGCCCAGCGCGGTGGCAAAAGCCAAAACCAGCAAGCCGAGCAGATCGAGACCGCCGTGAATCGCGGCCATCCCTCCCTCCAAGGCAAAGATGAGAATGCCGGCGAGGTCCAAGGCGGTTAGAGTCCGGAAAAAACGATGCTTGGCTTCGCTCATCGGAAAATAGCTAACCTACAACCTCAATAATATCAATAACCTACCAATCACCCAAAATCTTCTTCGATTTCGCGCGATTCTTCTTTATAAAGAGAGAGGTTAAAGCACTCCTCCAATAGACCCCGGACAAGCCATGAAACTTCTGCGACGCGTCTTTTCGGTTCTGTGCCTTCTCTGCGGGGGGACCAGCCTTTGGGCCCAAACCGTGGCCCCACCGACCTTCGTTCCAACGGCTTTGAATTTCCCGGCAACCGCCATCGGCGAGACCTCGGTCGCGCTCAGCGTCAGCCTGCAGCCCGGCGAGATCGGAAGCTTCCAAGCCCGGGTCGGCGACGCGGCCCATTTCGAGATCGTCGAGGACAGCTGCACCATCGAGCCCCTTCCCATCGGCCAAAGCTGCAGTTTCTCGGTCGTCTTCAAGCCGGAGCAATTCGGCCATTATGCCTCGGCCCTGGTCTTGATCGACGCCCAAGGCCAATTGATCAATTTCATTCCCCTGGAAGGCTTGGGCATCGACGGCAGCTTCATTCCTTCGACAGCCGATTCGCCGAGCCCGACCCAGGTCCTGCTTTCGGCTCAATCGCTGGATTTCCCCGCCACCGATCTCTACGCCCAAAGCGAGCTGCAGAGCCTGACCCTCACCAACGTCGGGACCTCCGAGCTGCGGGTGAAAACCATCACGTTGGGCGGTGACGATCCCGCGAGCTTCAGCTTGGTCGAAACCTGCTCTTTGCTTCCGATCAAGCCGGGGTCCACTTGCAGTATCGGCGCCCACTTCACGCCGATGGAGAACGGTTCCCTGCAAGGCGCGCTCGCCGTCGCCGGCAACGCCGAAGGCGCGCCGATCGTGATTCGCCTGCAGGGCAACGGCGGCGCGGCCGCGCCGCCGCCGAGCTCCGGCGGCTGCTCGCTTTCGCCGGCCCCGGTCACGCCGCTCGGGACTGTTTATCTAGGCCTGGCGCTTTCCGT includes these proteins:
- a CDS encoding choice-of-anchor D domain-containing protein, yielding MKLLRRVFSVLCLLCGGTSLWAQTVAPPTFVPTALNFPATAIGETSVALSVSLQPGEIGSFQARVGDAAHFEIVEDSCTIEPLPIGQSCSFSVVFKPEQFGHYASALVLIDAQGQLINFIPLEGLGIDGSFIPSTADSPSPTQVLLSAQSLDFPATDLYAQSELQSLTLTNVGTSELRVKTITLGGDDPASFSLVETCSLLPIKPGSTCSIGAHFTPMENGSLQGALAVAGNAEGAPIVIRLQGNGGAAAPPPSSGGCSLSPAPVTPLGTVYLGLALSVLVLGFRRRLK